The genomic window CACCATTGTGCAATAAAAAtgttattcaaagaaaaatatttcaactgAATTGAATGCACTTTGTGAAATTACAATTACAagattttcatctttaaaaagtaaaatttgccTCTGATATAaagagacagtatagtaataatatccagaggtcataaagatgagggtcaggaggattAGCTTATGGTAGAAGCTTGGCACAGAAAGGAGTTAGGGCAAGTGCACTTATGGCAGAGGAGAggccactatgataatgatagctggaaatgatcacgtGACAAGAAACTGGgcgaaaaaaagagataaagtgatatgcatgatacctcttcagtaacaaaatagcaaaccacagtgtctaaaagaaaggaaaaagaagagaacaaaaatgtttgacagagaggcaggcaggggaaagggcAACGGGGAGAGGGGGAATAGAAGATAGGTGGCAGCAAACTTATATCATTGTAAGGTGATgcacattatatgcctgaaatttatcatgaacaattttgtaactgtgaaaataaCCCAACTGTAcgatgaacaaccttgtaaatcacactgtttaaataaagtaatgaaaaaaaatcatctctaaCAACTCCTCCTCATCACATAAGTATATGAGTATATAATAAGTattgtgaagaaagaaagaaagaagaaagaaaggaaggaaggaaggaaggaaggaaggaaggaaggaaggaaggaagaaagaaagaaagaaagaaagaaagaaggaaggaaggaagaaagaaagaaagaaagaaagaaagaaagaaagaaagaaagaaagaaagaaagaaaggaaggaaggaaggaaggaaggaagaaaggaagaaagaaaggaggaaggaaggaaggaaagaaagaaaggaagaaagaaagaaagaaaaaggaaggaagaaggaaggaaggaagaaggaaggaagaaagagagagaaaaagagggagggagggaggaaggaaggaaggaaggaaggaaggaaggaaggaaggaaggaaggaaggaaggaaggaaggaaacacagAACTGGGGAATTTCTATGAAACTCAACCATCCACCTTTTAACTCTGTATCATCTCACTGTAATTcaatcaaaaatgtttttaaaagactGGGGAACTAAAGAAGTGTATTTTGAGATATCTTTAGGTTTATACATCTTACAAGATGCCTATGAACTGCATGTTCAGCTCCGCTTTAATATTGGTTGGAAAAGAAGACTCTATTTATTAGGACACACACATTTTGAAATTGGGTTTAAACTCTACAAAGTTCTGAGGAAGGAATGTTTAAAAGGACAAAACATAAAACCAATGATAGCTGTGGGTTACAAATTTATGTCTGTATTTGCTTTATCACTAAAGGAAAAGGCAGTTTAGATGAATTTCACCACAGCAAATTATAAAGTGCAGTACCAAAGTGCTACAGACATCTATGTGCAAGGAGTTTTGTCTTAGAATGTTTTAGAGCAACAAATAGAGTTTGCCGTCAGAACTGTGGGGGGAAACTAGAAGAGACGCACTTGCCTCACTaaagcaccacaaaacaaaactaaataacccTGGTATCACTCGTTTTACATACAAACACACTCACATCTAAACCCAGAAAGTAATTTATTAGTGAACACCCAGTCTTGCATTAGATAGTTTGACTGAAAACGggggagtggggccggagagatacatggaggtagggcatttgccttgcatgcagaaggacggcggttcgaatcctggcatcccagatggtgtcccgagcctgctgggagcgatttctgagcgtagagcgaggagtaacccttgagcgctgctgggcgtgacccaagaaccaaacaaaaagaaaaaaggaaaaggaaacgggggtggggggggagaggtGGCCATGAAGAGAAGGTGTAGGCGTTGGTGACCATGAAAATAACCTTACCAGTTTAATTCCTCaaagcattcaaggcaaatataaGCTCAGACATGCTAGAGAACAGgttgggttggagagagagcGTGAAGCTGGCAGAGGGAAGTGGACATTCATTGAGGTGGAACAGAACAACTGGTCATAAACACAAATGATCATGACACTCAGAATAACTGAACTGGAGAAGTAAAAACCCttgtgtggggcccggagagatagcacaccagcgtttgccttgcaagcagccaatccaggatcaaaggtggctggttcgaatcccggcgtcccatatggtcccccgtgcctgccaggagctatttctgagcagacacccaggagtaacccctgagcaccgccgggtgtggcccaaaacaaaacaaaacaaaaaaacccttgtgtgtatgtatgcgtCCATGTGTCTACTAAACAAAATTCActtgaaaggagagaggggtaaATGCTCATACGGGTTATAGCTGAAACTGCAATAACTATCTTGAAAAATCGTGGGGATGACCTGTAGCAGTTGTTAAAGTACCATAGAAACGGCAAAGTGTTCTGCTCATGTGAAGACAAAGCATTTACTCAAGATGCTAGTAATGCCTCTCATTCTAACTCTGGCAGTAGGCACACAGTGAGCAATGGGCACAGGGGAGAGAGAAATCTTACCTGTTCCTTTCCCAGGTTTTCCTGAAAGCCTACGGTTGATACAGTCTCTCCATGGGCTGGCTTTAAGTACAGAATAAAGATGTTATAATTTGGTCTGGTGAACACGTGAGCCATGCCCCATAAGCACTGTGTCGAGAAAGCTCCTTCTGAATTTGTGGAAGAGACCCCCTTCACAGCTTCTCAAACctcgcacgcacgcgcacacacagaCACGCGCGTGCGCACAtgcgcacgcgcgcacacacacatacatgtgtgaTGTTAAAGCATACCACTTGCTCCTCTTTGAGGAAGGGATGAGCGGGGCAGCAAAACTGACCAAAAATTCACTTACACATGCTAAAACACAACATTATTTTTCCTCCCAAAACTAACTATTGGGAGAAGAAATTGCTGTAAGATGCAACAGGCACATTTACATTACAGTAACTGTTTTGTAGCTTGGGAACTGAGGCTCAGTGAGATGAAAGAACTTAGTTAAGGCCActtacaacagaaaaaaaaatcaacgttTCACTCTTGGTCAGCGCCACATCAACGTGGTGACACTTTGCACCCCAACCATACAACATCCCATCAAAAGAGAGGTCAGAAAGACAATCAGTTAAAAAGAACCATCCCATcctcttggctttgtttttctttaagatccatggtataattttagaaatgattTGGCAATGTGTTaaaaattccatattttaaatacCAGTTGACGATGTCTCATCATTACTGTTCAATGTACTTTTCATTACATTAGAAGCACATGCAATAGTTAATCACTGTAAAATTCCTAAGTTTTTCAAGAAAGAGCACAAAGTCATGAAAATACAGAGCTGGAAAGACACAACCAATAGGTACATTATAGATTAGAAGCAGTCTATTCGAAGACACCTCGTTttataaataaggaaattaaGGCTCAGATTTATGTGACTTGCTCAGGGTCACCTTACAAGTTCCAGACACGACTCACAAGTTCCAGACTCAGAATGTATACCCGAGATCAGACTTTACATCTCAAAACTTGTTTCCCAGGGCTCTGATCTTTTTGAAACTGAGAAAATGACTGCATTGAAACACTCAGTCCACGGTATCCATAAAATTGAAGCTAATTAATACAAGTGGTGAGGAATGACTAGTTCATACCAAAAAGGAGCTTCCAGTCACTGTGATAAGATCTGTTTCTTTCTGAGAACCATGGTTTCCTGCTGGGTTGGAGAACACAAAGTGGGTTTCTTCCTCCTGTCCAAAGAAGGCAGAGTCAGGATGTAAATTCCATTCTGTTTTGGTTGGCATCAGTAGTTCTGAGACACTGTTTTCACAAAGGGTGCTTGAAGGAGTCAGAGCATCTGTGTCCACTGTCAGCTTACTGCTAGGGGTCAGGGCCTGGGGTTCCTGACTGGAGTTTTTCATAGTCAAAGAGCCCAGAGTTCCCAAAGACCCTGCACTTAGACTTGAAACATCATCCACCTCCAAGGGGCTCTGCTGAAAACCCGTGGCTGTTGTCCCAAAAAACAGGGAGGTATCCAGACTCTGAGGAAGGTCACTGGTGGCCATCAAGGCCCGAGGGTTCGCAGTCTGCTGTAAGCCATTTTTATTACCATTGTCATCAGCATCAGCATCAGCATCAGCATCAGcatcgtcgtcgtcgtcgtcgtcatCGTCATCATCATCAGGCAGGTTCCCTGCCAGAGTCGAGCTCACGGAGGCTACATCAATAGTCAAGATTCCAGAGTTCACCAGAGCCGTGTCTAGCACTGCAGCAGAAGCACTGCCAGACACGTCAGAGAAAAGAGACACTAGCTCTGCGTCACTCAGGTCACTATGTCCCTGGCTGGTAAGTTCACTACTAGGAGTAAGAGAATTTGCAGCTTCCAGCTGTGCTAAGAGATCCTGGCCGAggttgtgccttttggccatgtggGTCTTCATGCTGTGCTTGGATGTGAAGAGTTTGTTACAGGTGGATACTGGGCAACGGCTTTTCCAGGTGTCCACGTCCTGCAAGTGTTTCTTGGAGTGAATGTAGAGACTACTTCGAGCAGAGAACCTGGCACAGCAGCCTTCCACGGGACACACGAAAGGCTTTGTGCCCAGGTGGGTTATGCTATGGCCTTTCAGGTGCTCGGCCCTCGTGAAAGATTTACCGCAGCCTTCCACGGGACACATGAACCTCCGGTCATCGTCGTGCTTCCTCTTGTGCCTTAGGAGCTTAGACATGCTGGTGAAGTTCCAGCCACAGCCATCAAAGTCACAAAGGAAAGGCCTCTCACCTGTGTGGCTCCTCAGGTGTATTTTCAGCCGACAAGCCTTGTCATACTGCTTGCTGCAGCCGGGAAACGAACAGGAAAAGAGTTCCTGCTCCCTGAAGTGGGCACGGTTATGGGAAAACAGGGCACTCACTGTGATAAAGGTCTTCTTGCAACCAGAAAAGGCACACTGGTAGGGCCTCTCGGGTTCAAAGTGGCTGCGCTGATGGGCACTGAGCTTGGCCTGTGTGGGGAAACTCTCCTCACACACATCGCATTTGAAGTTGTTCTCCTGCTCGTGGCCCTTCATGTGCGCCTTGAGGTTATAGATCGTGGTGAAGCTCTTGCCGCAGCCCTGTGTGGGGCATCCGAAGGGGCGCAGTTTGTCGTGCGACTGCAGATGCCTCTTGAGCTTGTAGGAGGTGGTGAAGGTCCAGCCGCAGCCACTCAGGGGGCACTTGAAGGGCCGCTGGCCCTGGCTGCTGCTGTGTGTCAGCAGGTGTACCTTCAGCTGGTGCTTCTTGGTGAAGGTCTGTCCACACTGCGCCTCGGGGCACAGGTATAGCACCACGCCAGGGCCCGGGCCCAGAGGCCCACCGGGGCTGTCGGCTTGCGGGCCCTCGCCCTCCTGCTCCTGCGCCTGCACAGGCGCTAGTTCGGCTGGCTCAGCTAGCAAGAGGTCCGGCGGTAGCTCAGGGCAGTCGCCTGGCTGCGGGGCCTGTAGCTCCCCCACTTGCACCTGCGGGGCTACGAGACCCCCACGCTGCGGGGCTGGGGTGACCCCGGGCCCCCAGGCAGGCGGCGGGGGCGTGGCCAGAGTGAGGACACCATTCTCAAAGTGCAGCAGCAAGTCCTGGTTGTGGATGGTGACAGTGCCCGCGAAGGCCGCGGCGAGGCCCAGGCTTGGGGCGGGGATGGCAGCTGCCGCCATGGTCGCGGTCTGAAcaggagccggagccggagccggggcCGGAGCCGGGgcgggggccggggccggggctaGAGCCCGCGCTGGCGCCGCGGACAAGCGGCAGGGTCCCAGTGCAGGGCGGACCGCGAGCGTCGCTCCGCTATCTCCCCCCTGAGGCCGTGGGCCCGGCTCGGTCTCCTGCCTCCACACAGGCCCCGCGGCCTGGCCAGCGCCCACCGTCTCCATGTCGCCACCCACCGGGTCCAGCAGCACCAGGAAGAAGTCGTCGCCTTCGCCGCAGCCGGCGTGGTCGGGCCTCCCCGGAACCAAGTGGCAGGGGCCAGCGCCGGGGGAAGCAGCTCGGGCCTCCTCGCGCCGCCGCCTCGGACCGCCATCTTGGGGGGGCCCGAGCAGCAGGAGGTGGTGCGCGGGGGCCTGGCCGGCTCGCGGGTCGGGGCCCCGGGGGACCTGGCCACCGCCCGAGGGTCTGCCGGCGCCGCTGACCTGGCGAGTCCCGCGAGCAGCCAGCAGCCTGGGGACTTCCATCTTCTGGTCCGTGGGGCGCAGCTGGAACCGGAGCCGCGGAGGAGGCGCGACCCCGCCCCCTGCCGCGGGCCTGAACATGTTcctgaaaggggaaaaaagtgcAATGCGCAGAAACTGGCCCTATCAGATATTAAAACGTGTTTAACGCCACCGTCATTTGAATATTCTGGTACCAAGTCTCTGGAACACAATAGAAAGTCCGGAGACACTTCGGCGTGCGCAGATACGCTCCACGGCGAACAGGAGGAGGAAATCCAGGCGATCTTCCGAGGTGGTGGGGAGTCGATGGTGCTCCGATTCTGGAGTTGAGAGATACCTGATGGCTATGTCTTACCTTGGCACCTCGCTGTTTTTAACTAACGTAAACACACCCCGGCGCACATGCAAGCACACAGCGATTCGTAGGCACGTTCCCTTCccgttaacaaaaaaaaaaaaacctgtttacttgggcccggagacatagcatggaggtaaggcgtttgccttgcatgcccggcatcccatatagtccccgaacctgccaggggcgacttctgagcatagagccaggagtaccccctgagcgctgcccggtgtgacccaaaaaccaaaaaccaaaaaccaaaccaacaaacaaaaaccgggaaaaaaaaaccaaaccaaaccaaaccaaaccaaaccaaaacaaaacaaaaaccctgtttacttgggcccagagagatagtacagcgagggaagccttgcatgtagctgacctgggttcgaacttctgcatcccatagtgtc from Suncus etruscus isolate mSunEtr1 chromosome X, mSunEtr1.pri.cur, whole genome shotgun sequence includes these protein-coding regions:
- the LOC125999170 gene encoding zinc finger X-linked protein ZXDB-like, translated to MEVPRLLAARGTRQVSGAGRPSGGGQVPRGPDPRAGQAPAHHLLLLGPPQDGGPRRRREEARAASPGAGPCHLVPGRPDHAGCGEGDDFFLVLLDPVGGDMETVGAGQAAGPVWRQETEPGPRPQGGDSGATLAVRPALGPCRLSAAPARALAPAPAPAPAPAPAPAPAPVQTATMAAAAIPAPSLGLAAAFAGTVTIHNQDLLLHFENGVLTLATPPPPAWGPGVTPAPQRGGLVAPQVQVGELQAPQPGDCPELPPDLLLAEPAELAPVQAQEQEGEGPQADSPGGPLGPGPGVVLYLCPEAQCGQTFTKKHQLKVHLLTHSSSQGQRPFKCPLSGCGWTFTTSYKLKRHLQSHDKLRPFGCPTQGCGKSFTTIYNLKAHMKGHEQENNFKCDVCEESFPTQAKLSAHQRSHFEPERPYQCAFSGCKKTFITVSALFSHNRAHFREQELFSCSFPGCSKQYDKACRLKIHLRSHTGERPFLCDFDGCGWNFTSMSKLLRHKRKHDDDRRFMCPVEGCGKSFTRAEHLKGHSITHLGTKPFVCPVEGCCARFSARSSLYIHSKKHLQDVDTWKSRCPVSTCNKLFTSKHSMKTHMAKRHNLGQDLLAQLEAANSLTPSSELTSQGHSDLSDAELVSLFSDVSGSASAAVLDTALVNSGILTIDVASVSSTLAGNLPDDDDDDDDDDDDADADADADADDNGNKNGLQQTANPRALMATSDLPQSLDTSLFFGTTATGFQQSPLEVDDVSSLSAGSLGTLGSLTMKNSSQEPQALTPSSKLTVDTDALTPSSTLCENSVSELLMPTKTEWNLHPDSAFFGQEEETHFVFSNPAGNHGSQKETDLITVTGSSFLV